The nucleotide window GTTTCTAGTTTCTGTTGAGACATTTCTTcttgaaaactaaaacagttttgGGCGACGGCTCCTCGAAGATGACGAGCATGAATCTTCTGGAGCGTCAGGACACGGTGGGAGGTTGTCGGTTCTACACCGGGGCGGTGGCGTTGGCCCACGACGGGAAGGAGTCCAGAGAAAACATGAGGCGCCCCCAGCTGTTGATGGCCAGAGTGATGCAGCTGATCCCGATGATGTTCATCACCACGCCGGTTTTCGCCTGCAGCAGAGGAGCAGGTGAGTCTCTCACAGCTGGATTATCGTTTCtcagagacagacacaggaCTCACCATGTCGGACACTTTCAGGAAACCCGAGGAGAACACGATGGCGTTAGGGGGCGTGGCCACAGGGAGCATGAAGGCGAAGGAGGCACTGAGGGTGCAGGGGATCATCACGTACAGCGGGTTCAGGCCTATAGACTGAGACTGggtcagaaaacaggaagtgatgagcATAACTCTACAGggctttcaaattaaaagcatttatttaaatgaaaaatattgaCAGGAAGTGCACAACCTCATGAGTTTCAActggccccgcccccttttACTCTCACTGTATGCAGATGATGACCGCCTGTTACGGTCGTTTCTGACTGATGTTTGTTACCATGGAGGCGAGGATGGGCAGGAAGAGCGTTGCCGTGGCGACATTGCTTGCACACTCAGTGAAGGTGGCGATGAGGAGGCAGAGGACGACGGCGATCGCCCACGGCGGGATGGAGTGAAGCGGCGTCATCTGAGCGCCGAGCCAGAGGGAGAGACCGGACTCCTGACgcaaaaacacaataacacGACAACATGANNNNNNNNNNNNNNNNNNNNNNNNNNNNNNNNNNNNNNNNNNNNNNNNNNNNNNNNNNNNNNNNNNNNNNNNNNNNNNNNNNNNNNNNNNNNNNNNNNNNAACATGACGACATGACAACATGAGAACATGACAACATGACAACATGACAACATGAAATCTTTGATGAACAGCAACCAGAGTGAAGCTTCACCTCGCTGCCTTTAGCCAGAGCGAATCCTCCCCCCAGGAGGAGGACGATGCTCCAGGGCATCTTCTTCTGAGTCACCTGCCAGGTGAGCAGAGGAGGGGCGGGGCCTTGGGACACCTggctctctgattggataaagaACCAGCTTTAATTCAGTGGTAAGTCAtgttgtttctgcctgtgtggTGTTCTCTGTGTTCTCCATGTTCTCTGTGTTCCCCGCGTTACCTGTGTTACCTGTGTTCTCTGTGTTCTCCGTGTTCTCCATGTTCTCCGTGTTCCCCGTGTCAGAGCTCCTCCAGAAGCAGAGGTATTGCGGCGGCTCAGAAGGAAGAATGAACAACAAAATGGCGACGAACAGCGAGACGGTGGCGTCGGTGACAAACCTGCacacaacaaacaataattattaattttcttcCACGGCTCCCATATTCCCAACAAACCAGAGACAGGAAGTAacgccccctagtggctggttccAGTATAAGagttaagccccgccccctccactTAAATGAATGGGttttcctgattaaaaaaacacacctgagaTAACTTTTCCACATGTTTCTGTTGTATCTTCAAATAATCAGTTTTGTGatatgtttagctgtaattatttatttgaggtcatgtgacaccaggACTGCGTGCAGGGAAGGAGGCGGGGCTTCAAGCCAAACATTTTAAGTGTCTCTGGCTCCaaaaaacatggcagctccAGATACTTTGACTGTTTATGATTTAAACTGCTTCATCATCAGAACCTCAGAGCTCCGACCCGCTATTACTCGAGTGAATGTACTTGAGTAAAGTTACTTTCTGCCCTGACGCCTTCTGAAGTTCATATGATCGAGCTTCTCCTGAGGAAACCGTCAGCTGATGCGGCAACGACGTCCAGAACCTGGTCCTGGGCTCAGCACGTCTTTTTGACCCGTTTGTGGGTTTGGTTCTGAttctgttatatttattttcagcttcCAGAGAAGCCGATGGAACGTTTTCCTGCTGATTTAGAAGAAACGCAGAACGCAGAACTCCTGACCCAGAACTCCTGGTCCAGAACTCCTGGTCCAGTCctgatgtatttatattttccttccaGTGATCCAGATGTTCCTGGAATCTGTGAAACCGGTCCGGATCAGCAGATCTCTGGACTTTTAGCTGAAGGATCTCTCAGGTTCTGTTTCAGGtcacaaacttttttcttctttgctcctgtttttttccagcctatttgtgaactttgacctttacttgtttgtttgactgatgCCACCTCACTCTTGACTCTGACCCGAAGAGaaacttttgtcttttggaCCGAGTCAGTTCCAGAACAGATCATCCCATTTCACAGGTTCAAACATCCAAACATCAGATCATCGTTAAACTGATGTGAGTCAAACTTCATTTAGTCTTTaacaaaatgaaagtgaaaTCAGCTCAGATTCTGCTGTTGAATCAAAGTTTTTACTCAGTAATCTGATTTTATGGACAAACTCTGAGGTTCTTCTTTGACCCGGTTCTTCTGGAGGTCCTGGAATGTGagaatgacctttgacctgcatcTCGAAGCGGCATGCAGCTGGTCTCTGTGCCGGAGGTCAGATCCGCtcatctgtgtctgtttgttcttCGCCTCTGATTCCTGTTTGCTCGGGGTCTTTGACCCGAGGAGGTTTACTGATTCATGATCAGAACTCAGGAACATCCTGTTTGTTCCAGGAGGAGCTTCTGTTAAAGATGAGgatctaaaacaaacagctgaattaATCACAGAAGTTTCTTCTGAAGCTGCTGGTTCATGGATGTTGAATCCTTCGTTAATCGTTTCACGTTCTCAGGTTCTTTAGAAAAACCTCTGCACCCAGGACACATCCTAACCAGATGTCTGAACCTCCTCatctgactcctttcgatgaggaggagcagcagctccactctgagctcctcctcatcctctctctaaggctgagcccggcccagaacaggaagctcatttcagccgcttggatccaggatgTGGTTCTTTCAgccctgatccaaacctcaggaccagagctttgtctttcagctcagctccttcttcaccacaacagacaaCGGCCTCATTTCTGCAGGACAAAGTCCTGATCCATGGGTCCATCTTCATCCCTCAGGAAGAAGACCTGAACTCCATTTAAGGCAAAGACTCATCCAGACCCAGACAGAgctctgaaccacctcagtgcatgctgaaggtcatggcttgaagacgccaacagaaccacgtGATCTGCAAAATgcagagatgagaccctgaAGCAGACCTCCTCATCTCCATGACTGAGATCCTGTTCATGAAGACCACAACCAAGAACCAAGaacagccctggtggagtccaaacTGCACCGGAAATGAGCTCAACTTTGTGCAAAGGAAGTGGACAAAGCTCTTGATTTGGTCCTAAAGGACCTTAGAAGTGACCCCAACACCCCCTACAGAACACCTCAAGAAACATGGCTGTGAACCATCTCCAGATCCAGAAGACTCATGTAGAGGGCCACACCACCATGACCCCCTCAGCAACACCAAGGTTCCGTAACAGAACCTTCATAATGTTCCCGAACATCGACCCGTCTCTGAAACTCACTCTGCCTTGGCGTTGAAGACGTTTGTGGCCCAGCCGTCCATGAAGCGAGGATCTCTGGTGAACCACAGCGCCACCATGAGGATAAAGAGCGCCAGGACGCTGCCCTCACCGTAACTCATGGATCCCATCTGGCAGTACTCCGCCCGGATCACCTCGAACGCCGCCTTCTCCTTCTGGGACCGGGCCGACCCGCAGCCCCAGGTCCTCCTCAGGCTGCAGCAGAATAAAGACAGGAGGAGGGTCAAAGCCGCCCTCCGCGGTTTGTTGGAGAGTTTTGGAGACTCACTTGCAGCCGATGTAGAGGAACTGCAACCAGAACCAGGCCAGGGTCAGCATCAGCACCATGGTGGGGAAGGCGAACACAAACCATGACGCAAAGTTGATCACGTCTCCGTTCTGAGGGAAGAGTCTGAGAAAAACGGGTAATTTCAGAGATCAGAACAAACAGCTGAGTTTCACGAAATTCAACAAAGACATCAATGGTAACAAgtagaaaggaaaaataaaatccggtcctgttggagttctaaacccggttctgttaggagctctaaacctggtcctgttaggagctctaaacctggtcctgttNNNNNNNNNNNNNNNNNNNNNNNNNNNNNNNNNNNNNNNNNNNNNNNNNNNNNNNNNNNNNNNNNNNNNNNNNNNNNNNNNNNNNNNNNNNNNNNNNNNNNNNNNNNNNNNNNNNNNNNNNNNNNNNNNNNNNNNNNNNNNNNNNNNNNNNNNNNNNNNNNNNNNNNNNNNNNNNNNNNNNNNNNNNNNNNNNNNNNNNNNNNNNNNNNNNNNNNNNNNNNNNNNNNNNNNNNNNNNNNNNNNNNNNNNNNNNNNNNNNNNNNNNNNNNNNNNNNNNNNNNNNNNNNNNNNNNNNNNNNNNNNNNNNNNNNNNNNNNNNNNNNNNNNNNNNNNNNNNNNNNNNNNNNNNNNNNNNNNNNNNNNNNNNNNNNNNNNNNNNNNNNNNNNNNNNNNNNNNNNgttctgttggagctctaaacccggttctgttggagctctaaacagGACCGGCTGGTGTGTGTGAGTTGTTCTGTGTTTAGTGGTTTAGGTCTTACTGGCTCATCTGTCCCATCAGAACCAGGTTCGGCCCGGTTCCTGTCAGCGTGGCGACGCCTCCGATGCTGGCAGcgtaacaaacacacagcaggagGCCTTTactcatcttcttcttctcctcttcatccttcagctgctgcagctccatttcatcttcatcacttcTGTCCTCCGTCACGACCACTGAGAACAGACAAGTTTGCATTTATATCCTCACTTTTCTGCAGGTTTATAAACATTCCCTCTGCCTTTAAGAAGAAGTCTCTGGATCGGAGACTTCTGATTGGATTCCAGTTATAAAACCAGCTGGATTTTATGGACAAACAGGCAaactttgaacattttcacCAAACTAACTAACAATAAACGAACACAGCAGGAGGTGAATCCCACCTTTCTCTGGGATGTTTGGGGCAGTTATTTCCTCCACAGTGATGGtcttctcctgctgctcctgctgcagagCCTCAGTCCTGCTCTGGTTCTTGGAGCTGGGTTCTACGTCCCCGTTGAGCTGGTCTAGGACGGCCTGGACGATGGGGACCATCATGGCGGTGGTGGCTGTGTTGCTGATCCACATGGACAGGAAGGCTGTCACTCCCATGAACCCCAGCATCAGTCTaggagaaggaaggaaaaactGTTTCTACCTGCAGGAATCTTTTCCTCTAAAATTCACCCAACAAAAACCGTCCGGATCAGGTGACTCACAGGGCAGGCTGGACTCCGACCAGCAGCAGAACCCTGAGCGCGATCCGTTTGTGGAGgttccagtgttccacggccacgGCCACCATCAGCCCCCCCACAAACAGCATGTTGGTGTCCTTCAGGTACTGCATGCACACCTGATGAGGCGGGAAACAGAAATCATAGCACCAGCGTTTCATACCACCTGTTTCTGGTGACTCTGATTGGTCCAAAACGGCACCTGAGCTCCTCAGACTTGAGTTTAAACGGGGAATTAGTTGCCTGATTTTTGCTGTTAGGGGCAATGATCAGACATTGTGACATTTTACCTGGAGGTCTAATTATCCTTTAACAAATTTAAGTGTCTGACAGGTATGTCTCTTAAAGGTGCAGTACATCTGTATAAAACACACTGGAGAAGTGGTCCTAAAGCAGAACCCTGAGGTACTCCACAGGAGCTGTATGTGTCCAGCCTTACATGTTTGGACTCCATGATGCCAAGAGCAGGAAACAGGACAGTCGGCAGCAGCGCCGTCACGGCCAGCGGTAAAACTTCGGTGCACCAGTACACCGCCATGAGAGCGATGACGTAAGCACAGGCCGCCTCCTGCAGACACGAGAGACAAGACTTTGGAAAAGAAGTTGGGTATTTCATGTATTTCATGGTTATCTGACCTCATCAGGTACCGGCTAATCCAACCAAACCAACcttaaatgtttcagtgtcTGAAACCGGATTTAACTCTTAGGACTGCTGTGAGAATCCTCACCAACGTTTTCATTTAGACTCTAACCTCTGATCTACTAACCTCTGTGGACTCATCCGTTCCTTCATTCTCCTcaacctttcagctgctttgcAGACCATTTCAGAAACCTGTAGTTCTGAGTGAAGAGAGCAGGATGAGGAGGTGAAATGATCCGAGGCAGCAGGGAGGCCCTTTAGCTGCTGACTGCGTCCAAAACACACATTCTCTGTTTGTATTAACCTGGTTTCACAGAAGGAACCGGGTGCAGAGTCCCttcacagcagcaggaagtACCCGTTTCTGGGAAAAGTtatccatccgtccattttttaacatttgtttccatttgtttttccaCTACATAGCTGTTATCAGACCTGTGGGGTCTGAGGTGAGGAGTCTTCATCATTTATGGAACTGTTTCTGTGAGGAAGAACCACCGGATTCATTTCCAGCAGTTAAAGGTCCAGTTTATTACAgttagtgacatctagtggtcaaCCTGGAGATTACAACCatctttatgctttttattatgtttattttaggtTCTGGCTTCATTTAtcctgaatttaaaaaacaaattctttatgtttttggttttccatatgatttttcttgtcttatgtaataaaaaagatttattttttcatcgTCCTACAAAATAAGTTCCTACTTTTTAggctttgattgtttttcatgTCCTTCaggttgttgttgctgcagaaagaaataaaaatggaggacacacttttcttgttttgaactgttttttaaacttgtaaaaGGATAAAGGaaccaattaaaaacattgtggaaCGATAcgagttttataaaataatgatCCCTTCATGGTTGGGACATTTCCCAGCAGTAAGCTGTGAGCTGGTCAGCAGTTAGTTGGTCAATCAGTGACAGGAAGTGGCGGCGGCGCAGTGGTGCAGCAGCGCAGCGAGCTGCTGCTGGGAGTTACTGATCAACACGTTCTTCTTCTCTCCTGAAGGAACCTCAGAGAGGCCCGAAGGAACCAGAGTTTAAAATCACAGAAGCCAGATCTACAAACTGAACATCTGCTCCAGGTTAGAGACTAGttagttagtttaaaactgaccaGTTCAACTCATCACGGGTCAGTCAAACTGGTCACAACTAGTCAGGTTCTTTAGACCAACAAGTTCATTAGAACGGTTCTCTGGTTTAGGCAGGTTTTAACTTCAACCATTACCAAAGTCTGATTAGTGGTGACCATAACTGGTTAATGTTAACTAGCTGATTTCACCTGTCAGAACTGACTGGTTATAATTCAACTCAGTCAAACAGGACTAAGTTAATGAAAACAGTCATGGTTAGTTGCTCAGTACAAAATAAACTAGTTAAACTGGTTTGAGGAGTCCAAGAAACAGGCTGGTTAGTGTGATGGTTAATCTAACTCGCCAGTGTACAGATTAATCTAACTGGGTAGTATATCAGTTAATCTACTAGTTAATTTAACTTCTCAGCATTTGGTAAGATGTAACTGGTTAGTGTGCTGGTTACTCTAACTGGTTAATCTAACTAGTTAACCTCACTGGTCAgtgaggtaggtaggtaggtacatttacatttatttatatagcacttttcagcacaaggcgactcaaagtagTTAATCTAACTGGTTAGTGTGCTGGTTACTCTAACTAGTTAATCTAACTGGTCAGTGTGTAGGTTAATCTAACTGGTTAACCTAACCGGTCAGTGTTCCGGCCCACCTTGGTGCTGACAGCCAGTGGCAGCAGGACAAATGGGCTGCAGACGAGGACGACGGCTCCCTTTACCCTCCAGACCCGTCGGAACATTTTGCCCCACAGAGGAAGAACCGACATGAAGGcgatgaagatgaagaagaggaggagatctGAGTGATCCTGTCAGGAACCAGAGGAATCACTGAGACTCTGGAGGTTCAAGCTGCTCCAACTCGACCCGCTCGCTGAATCTCCCCGACACGTTTGGGATGCATTTCACAGCCGACACTAAATATTAACTTTATGTGtgtaacaacacacacacacacacacacacacacacacacacacacacacaccgtcccTGCAGTCTTTATCTcaccagaacaaacacaaaagtggaaATCAGATCCGTTTGCGTCAGACTGAACTCACCTTTTATCTTCTGCTCAGGTNNNNNNNNNNNNNNNNNNNNNNNNNNNNNNNNNNNNNNNNNNNNNNNNNNNNNNNNNNNNNNNNNNNNNNNNNNNNNNNNNNNNNNNNNNNNNNNNNNNNTGCCCTAAAGTTGCCCTGAAATTGCCCTGATGTTGCCCTGATGTTGCCCTGAAATTGCCCTGATGTTGCCCTGAAGCTGCCCTGATGTTGCCCTGGAGTTGCCCTGAAGTTGCCCTGGAGTTGCCCAGGAGTTGCCTTGAAGCTGCCCTGAAGTTGCCTTGAAGCTGCTCTGGAGTTGCCTTTGTGCTCCTtccttgatgtttttgttttctctgagaGTCACCAGGAGGGATTTCTGCTGCGAGCAGCTGTGTCTGAGGACATCCGGTTCTTCTCCTGGTTCCTGAGTCAACATTAATATCATAACAACTCAAATCTGTCAGAATCAGAACCGGAAACATTCATCCAAGTAAGGTTCAGACTTTAAGGATCAACAAGAACTTAAAGGGTTTTCAGTCATaaataggatttaaaaaaataccaaatgaaataataaaatgttgctttttgttttggcatCTTTTTACTTTACTACAGATGTGGTTTGGCCCGGCCCGGCCtggcccggcccggcccggcccggcccggcccggcccggcccggcccggctcGGCTCGGTTTAGCTCGGCCTGCTCGNGAAACAATCAGAGTAGTTCGAACCTCCTGCAGTTCTTCTCATTCAGGTTTTTAATAACTGATTCCATTTCCAGGTTTCTGTTCAACTTTAATCTGGCAGATTTTAAAACACGTTTCTATTTTGATgtgaaaatttttaaaaaaatcagttttttatttcttctgtatCTCAGATCTTCTGTTGACATGATGCTGATTGAGAATCTGAGCTGCCTGAAGAGGTAAAACGTTCCTTTACTGCCACCCAGTGGACACAGACAGGTAACACCTTTCAACCAACAGATCCcacttcagtttcattaaagttagAAAAGTTAAAGCTCAGTAAACAGCAGAACtgggaaaaggttaaaaaacgcTAAAAAATCCATAAACTTCACAGATTAAAAGTGAAAGATGTCCCTAAAACAATAACTTTACTTCACaaataatcagaataaaaaaaataataaaatcaataaaaatcaatgaaatcATCACATCACTTCCTTCTTCAAATAGCCCCGCCCTCTTTTGGGGGAACACAAATGTCAAACTTGCTGGTGTCAAACTGGAAATAATATGGATGTTTCTGCATTATAGTTATAGTTTTACATTGTattgttgtaatattttaatgaGATTTAAACACATCTGCAGCTAAAGATTAACTCACCCTAAAGGATGCTGGTTAGCTGGTTAATTAGTAACgttttaattagtttactgTTACTTCCACTTATGGCTgacaaccaaaacaacaaaataaagcagcctaacaaaataaaatgtgatgagTGTGAGAAATACAATCATTCAGTCTGTGTGTGACACATTAGGCCACTGGGTGGCGCTGTTGGTCCAGTCGGATGAACTTCAGTCCatatttatgaaagtttttttaattatatatatatatatatatatatatatatatatggtgaTCTCTGATCAGCAGTTACATCCAGTAACTATTTGCCTGACAGACCATAATACTCTGGCAGACCTGAAGTCTTATCTGATGGTTTGCTGTCAGTCAAAATGGAGGGGTTGTTTACACCCAAAAAGGGGCGGGGCTTTGGACAGAGGATAAATAGCTGCAGTCTATTCATCGTTAGCAGGAGGGAATATTGAGATATTTTCCAGTATATTTCTGAAAtattcagcagtttttgttactttctgcctttaaagaagagaaacaaacagattgttgtgatttttaaactTCTTCCAGGTTTCGGGCTGACAGCGGAGCCGggaggatggagggagggaCCGGTTGTCACAGAGCTGTTTGCGGGGGCGTCAGGCTGGAACATGGCGGTCAGAACAAGACAAACATCCGCCCACTCGTCCTGCTGAGGGGGGGGGACAAAGTGGACAAAACACAAGTCCTCCTCCGGCTGTGGACATCTGCAGGAAAAGTTTTTCAAAAGATTCTTTCAACGAGATTCAATATAAAAGTTCAGACTGAGTCACAACAAAGTTGAACTTTTCCTTCGGTTCATATTTGTTGTTCTGAACATTTCGgcttattttagctactttagTAGTtattgtttgaatgtttttgaatttgctAATTGAAGTtaactttgttgtttattttagcttcaacaccgaatgattttattaaagctgatTAAAAAGCTGAACTAATGAACAGTTTCTGAATCTCAAGACTGAgaaacctttttctttccaatgagttttattcttatttgacttgaatttaaacataaatgagtTAAAAGTGAACTTTAATTTCACTGATCTGTGTTTTGCATGATGTCCTGCAGAGAAGAAAcgagtttattttgaaaagaaatgattatTTCTTGTCCTCCAGCTGTAATCAGAAAGAAGGCAGCCTGCCGTTTATTTTAAGGTTGTGCCGTGACCGCAGGATCAACTCCAACCTGTGCAGGATTGATTATTAACTGAGTAACATGGGGGGCGGCAGTCGGAGGGTCCAGGCACTACGCTGCACAGCCTGCACACCGCCGGCCACATCtgtagtttttattataataatctCCTGTTTTAACCCCTTTTTACTCAAACCCGGGCCAGGTGAGTTTGGATCTTTTATTTCCAACATCTTCTCTGAGTTGTTGACGGCTGAGAAGTTTCCGACTCTCTAAATTtattctttgtattgttttaataaCCAGCGTTAAAAACTCCGGTGAAACTCCAGCTTCCTGCTTGTTTCGGTGCAGGAATGAGTTCAGGAATCCTTCCTGCACCGAAACACGCAGTTTGGGTTGAAGAGCAGGTGGATTTCTGAGCAGTTCTGTGTCTGTTCAGCATTTTTCAGCTCGGCCAgaaacggtccagaaccagcaACCTTTAGTCTGGTGGTAAACACGGCAGTGATTCTGAACCAACAAAAGAGGTCATTACACCATCTGACCCGCAAACTCTGTCCTCCTGCTTCTTTAAGAGCTTCGAGCTGAATGAagtagaaatgtaaaataataaacgCAGGCGCCACAAAGAGCCTTCCTGACGACCAGCTGACAGAAAACTTTCAGATCAGTTTCTGTAGTTTTCAGGAAATCCAACGAAATGTTGCTGAgatcagaagtttacatacacccGTCGTCATTTGAGCCGTTTTTTATCCAGAGGGGATAATTCTACAACTTTAacggttttaatgaaactggttTGAATTTGTTGTGGATTTCCTCCAATTCACACAGAGTCAAACTTCTGAATCTGAAAACTGGTGCTGAAGGTTCATGTAGGTCTGttaacttcctgttagtgaGCATGTTGGGAAAGTCTTTTCTAAACaactttagatttaaaaatcatCACTTTTATTATCTTACATAAGTCCAGGTTGTCCACATGTGTCTCTACTCTTCCAAATACGTCAAGAAGACCCAAACTGTACCCTcagatggacagaaactggTTCTGATGATCAGGAACAACCCAGGAACCACAAAGGACCAAACCTGCCATGAACTCCTGGAacaccagagtccctgtccatcagtccctgtccaccagagtcCCCGTcaaccagtgtccctgtccattAGAAtccctgtccaccagagtccctgtcaaccagtgtccctgtc belongs to Kryptolebias marmoratus isolate JLee-2015 linkage group LG13, ASM164957v2, whole genome shotgun sequence and includes:
- the slc13a5a gene encoding solute carrier family 13 member 5a codes for the protein MSVLPLWGKMFRRVWRVKGAVVLVCSPFVLLPLAVSTKEAACAYVIALMAVYWCTEVLPLAVTALLPTVLFPALGIMESKHVCMQYLKDTNMLFVGGLMVAVAVEHWNLHKRIALRVLLLVGVQPALLMLGFMGVTAFLSMWISNTATTAMMVPIVQAVLDQLNGDVEPSSKNQSRTEALQQEQQEKTITVEEITAPNIPEKVVVTEDRSDEDEMELQQLKDEEEKKKMSKGLLLCVCYAASIGGVATLTGTGPNLVLMGQMSQLFPQNGDVINFASWFVFAFPTMVLMLTLAWFWLQFLYIGCNLRRTWGCGSARSQKEKAAFEVIRAEYCQMGSMSYGEGSVLALFILMVALWFTRDPRFMDGWATNVFNAKAEFVTDATVSLFVAILLFILPSEPPQYLCFWRSSDTGNTENMENTENTENTESQVSQGPAPPLLTWQVTQKKMPWSIVLLLGGGFALAKGSEESGLSLWLGAQMTPLHSIPPWAIAVVLCLLIATFTECASNVATATLFLPILASMSQSIGLNPLYVMIPCTLSASFAFMLPVATPPNAIVFSSGFLKVSDMAKTGVVMNIIGISCITLAINSWGRLMFSLDSFPSWANATAPV